The segment TGTTCTAAGCAGCGCTTGTTCTGAAATATTTGTTATGGTtgttgactatgctgaacaaaatgactatctcaaaatttttatccgttaactttgggaaaaaatgagcatgggagggggcctagttgccaaccagtttttttggtcacttaaaaagggaactagaatttttcatttcccttagaatgagccctcttgcagaGGGCTCCTATATGTTCTTCTCTCTGtatgtctctctgtctgtcagtctgtcagacagacagacagaccaagagaaagacaaaaagtcTAGTctttctagtctgtctgtctaatTAGTCTGACAGActgaccgacagacagacagaccagacagacagacagacagactagacagaaagacagactagactttctttctttctctctgtctgtctgtctgtctggtctgtctgtctctctgtttgtCTGAGACCTGTCTGAcagtctgtatgtctgtctgtctatctgtgtggtctgtctgtctgtctgtctagtctgtctgtctagtttgtcagacagacagagaaaacagacagacaaacggaAAGACGGACTGTTTGTCTGTCTAAACAGACAGACCGTCCGTCTTTctatatgtctgtctgtctggaccagaaagacagacagacagacagaccggacacacagacagactgtctagtctgtctagacagacagagagactgatctgtctgtctttctggtatGTCTGACAgcctctgtgtctgtctggtacaccagaaagacagaccagacagacagacagtctgtcagatctgtctgtctgtctttctgatcagacaacagactgacagacagacaagacagactgTCTAGCCTGTGtgtcagacagacaaacagacagactgTCTGGTCtatcagtctgtctgtctgtcaggtcagtctgtctggtctatctggtctgtctgtttgtctgtccgtatgtctggtctgtctgtttgtctgtccgtatgtctggtctgtccgTCTAGTCAGACAGAcagtcttgtctgtctgtctgtctatttctatttttatttctgtttctatttctgtctgtttgtcttgtttgtgtgtcggtctatctgtctaGTCTGACAGGAAGACAGtctgaccagacagacagaaagacagacctaGCAGCCAGAAACCGAGGTATAAAAATCTTCGTTAGGTATTTGGCCTCTTTCAGATATAATTCAAAGCTGTATTCTTTTCCAGCAGCAAAATGCAAAGAAGTTTTGCCGTCGAACCCGTTATTCCATAGAAATTCACAAATATCCCGTCTACCCTTTAGAGCAGCAATGTGAAAAGCAGTTATGCTGTAAATGCCACATGTAGCATTTGGGTCGGCGCCATTATTCACTAGAAGTTCACAAATATCCAGTCTGCCTTTCATAGCAGCAACATACAAAGCAGTTAAGTTTTCACACTCCTTTACATTTGGATCAACTACGTATTTCCGAAGCAATTGACGCATATTAAGAGCAACTTTTTGCTCACCGTTCCATAGAAAGTATACAGCAGCAATGTGAAAAGCATCTGTGTTGTAAACGCCACATGTAGCATTTGGGTCGGCGCCATTATTCACTAGAAGTTCACAAATATCCAGTCTGCCTTTCATAGCTGCAACATACAAAGCAGTTAAGTTTTCACAGTCCTTAACATTTGGATCACCTCCGTTTCTCAGTAACAATTGACACATATCAAGAGCAACTTTTGGCTCACCGTTATAATATAAAGCATTATGCAAAGATGTATCTTTTCTAATGCCGCCTTTCATATTTGGGTCGGCTCCATTGCTCAGCAGCAGTTGACAAATATCTATAGCACCTTTTTGAGCCGCCGTATGCAAGGCTGTGTTTTGCTTCGTATAGTCATCCAGCATATTTGAGTCGGCTCCATTGCGCAGTAGAAGTTGACACATTTCAAGTGCAACTTTTAATTCGCCATATCTTGCAGCATAATGCAAAGCTGTTTTTCCTTTATTATCTTTTAAATTCGGGTTAGCTCCATTACTAACTAGCAGCTGACAAATACACGGTGTGCCAGTTACAGCAGCATAATGCAAAGCTGTTTCTCCATACCCATCTTTCAGATTTGGTATTGCTCCACTCCTAAGTAGCACTTGACAAATATCCTGTTTTCCTTCTTCAGCAGCATAATGCAAAGCTGTTTTATCTCTGTTGTCTTTTAAATTCAAGTTAGACCCATTGCTAATAAGCAGTTGACATATATCCAGTGTACCTTTTTCCGCAGCATAATGTAAAGCTGTTTTTTTGTAATAGTCATATTCATGTGGGTTTGCTCCGTTGCTAAGTAACAGATGACAAATATCCAGTTTACCTTCTTGAGCAGCATAATGCAaagctgttttgtttttgctgtCTTTTAAATTCAAGTTAGACCCGTTGCTAATAAGCAGTTGACAAATATCCAGCGTACCTTTTTCGGCAGCATAATGCAAAGCTGTCTTTTTGTAGCAGTCGTCTTTCTCATTTAGGTTTGCTCCGTTTCTAAGTAACAGATGACAAATATCCTGTTTACCTTCTTCAGCAGCATAATGCAaagctgttttgtttttacagtCTTTTAAGTTTGGGTTAGACCCATTGCTAATAAGCAGTTGACAAATATCCAGTGTACATTTTTCAGCAGCATAATGTAAAGCTGTTTTTTTGTAATAGTCATATTCATGTGGGTTTGCTCCGTTGCTAAGTAACAGATGACAAATATCCAGTTTACCTTCTTCAGCAGCGTAATGCAaagctgttttgtttttgccgTCTTTTAAGTTTGGGTTAGACCCATTGTTAATAAGCAGTTGACAAATATCCAGTGTACCTTTTTCAGCAGCATAATGCAAAGCTGTCTTTTTTTCACAATCCTTCAGATTTGGTTTTGCTCCCTTGCTCAGCAGCATTTGACATATACCCAATATGCCTCTGTTAGCAGCATAATGTAAAGCTGTCTTTTTAAATCTATCTTTCAGATTCGGTCTCGCTCTCTTGCTCAGcagtaatttaaaataatccAATATACCTATTTTACCAGTATAGTTTTTAAGCAGCCCGTCTTTTTCATTTGGCTTGGCTCCTTTGCTCAGAAGCAGTTGACAAATATCCAATGTGCCTTTTTCAGCAGCATAAtgcaaagctgtttttttttcactgtctttcAGTTCAGGTTTCGCTCCATTTCTCAGCAGCATTTGACAAACATCCGATATGCCTTTTTCAGCCGCGTAATGCAAAGCTGTTTT is part of the Artemia franciscana chromosome 12, ASM3288406v1, whole genome shotgun sequence genome and harbors:
- the LOC136033645 gene encoding putative ankyrin repeat protein RF_0381, which codes for MQKEKHTNMPINRFSSASYLKNDILEVKKEEEARLNICQELLDDGTSSNSTDVYEKTALHYAAQGGNLSICQLLINNGADPNMKDSQEKGALHYAAQKGNLGICQLLIRYGANPNLKDTYQKIALHYAAQKGNLDICQLLISNRANPNLKDSEEKTALHYAAEKGISDVCQMLLRNGAKPELKDSEKKTALHYAAEKGTLDICQLLLSKGAKPNEKDGLLKNYTGKIGILDYFKLLLSKRARPNLKDRFKKTALHYAANRGILGICQMLLSKGAKPNLKDCEKKTALHYAAEKGTLDICQLLINNGSNPNLKDGKNKTALHYAAEEGKLDICHLLLSNGANPHEYDYYKKTALHYAAEKCTLDICQLLISNGSNPNLKDCKNKTALHYAAEEGKQDICHLLLRNGANLNEKDDCYKKTALHYAAEKGTLDICQLLISNGSNLNLKDSKNKTALHYAAQEGKLDICHLLLSNGANPHEYDYYKKTALHYAAEKGTLDICQLLISNGSNLNLKDNRDKTALHYAAEEGKQDICQVLLRSGAIPNLKDGYGETALHYAAVTGTPCICQLLVSNGANPNLKDNKGKTALHYAARYGELKVALEMCQLLLRNGADSNMLDDYTKQNTALHTAAQKGAIDICQLLLSNGADPNMKGGIRKDTSLHNALYYNGEPKVALDMCQLLLRNGGDPNVKDCENLTALYVAAMKGRLDICELLVNNGADPNATCGVYNTDAFHIAAVYFLWNGEQKVALNMRQLLRKYVVDPNVKECENLTALYVAAMKGRLDICELLVNNGADPNATCGIYSITAFHIAALKGRRDICEFLWNNGFDGKTSLHFAAGKEYSFELYLKEAKYLTKIFIPRFLAARSVFLSVWSDCLPVRLDR